One window of the Paenibacillus beijingensis genome contains the following:
- the rpsU gene encoding 30S ribosomal protein S21, protein MSETKVRKNETIDAALRRFKRSIAKDGVLAEVKKRKHYEKPSVKRKKKSEAARKRKF, encoded by the coding sequence GTGTCTGAAACTAAAGTTCGCAAAAACGAGACAATCGATGCTGCACTCCGCCGCTTCAAGCGCTCCATCGCTAAAGACGGTGTTTTAGCTGAGGTGAAAAAGCGCAAGCATTACGAGAAGCCGAGTGTTAAGCGTAAGAAAAAGTCCGAGGCTGCGCGTAAGAGAAAGTTTTAG
- a CDS encoding GatB/YqeY domain-containing protein codes for MNLSERLNDDMKQAMKNQDKFKLTTIRMIRSAVKNLEIDLKRPLDDNEVLDIVSREIKQRKDSLQEFEKAGRDDLIKDVAAEIEIISQYLPEQLTEEEIKAIVEQTIQETGASSKAEMGKVMSALMPKVKGRADGKLVNQAVQQFLQ; via the coding sequence ATGAACCTGAGCGAAAGATTAAACGACGATATGAAACAAGCGATGAAGAATCAGGACAAGTTTAAACTGACTACGATTCGGATGATTCGTTCGGCGGTCAAGAACCTGGAAATCGACTTGAAGCGTCCGCTTGACGACAACGAAGTGCTTGATATAGTAAGTCGTGAGATCAAACAACGTAAAGATTCCCTCCAAGAATTTGAAAAAGCCGGCCGCGACGATCTTATTAAAGACGTTGCAGCAGAAATTGAAATTATTAGTCAATACCTTCCCGAGCAGCTGACCGAAGAAGAAATCAAAGCGATTGTAGAGCAGACCATCCAGGAAACCGGTGCTTCTTCCAAAGCAGAGATGGGTAAAGTCATGAGCGCCTTAATGCCTAAGGTGAAAGGCCGCGCTGATGGTAAACTAGTAAACCAGGCAGTCCAACAATTTCTGCAATAA
- a CDS encoding NfeD family protein yields MPTKKSLAKIAVKLLVPGTAVWAAAGPSAASAAGQSSAQAADVLLAAGSIAGGSWLDNAVLAVLLLIAGFVGISLAMLLRGFGWAGIAGIAAFGVYFAGHYAAGDAALQDVGLFVLGLLLLALELFVPSFGLLGLLGTAGLIGAVVFASPDPGSAFFELVIALAAAFVIVLLTARKFKDRGIWNRFILRESLSMDKGTVPAASKEKLLGAAGTALTPLRPAGIVEIGGERIDVVTEGEFIAASKAVKVIKVEGTRIIVKELDES; encoded by the coding sequence TTGCCGACCAAAAAATCGCTTGCAAAAATCGCGGTTAAGCTGCTCGTTCCGGGTACGGCCGTATGGGCCGCGGCCGGCCCTTCCGCCGCTTCCGCCGCGGGGCAAAGCTCCGCTCAGGCGGCGGATGTGCTGCTCGCCGCCGGAAGCATAGCGGGCGGCAGCTGGCTGGACAATGCCGTTCTGGCCGTGCTGCTGCTCATTGCCGGCTTCGTCGGCATCAGCCTTGCGATGCTGCTCCGCGGCTTCGGATGGGCGGGAATCGCCGGCATCGCGGCATTCGGCGTCTACTTCGCCGGGCACTATGCGGCAGGAGACGCCGCGCTGCAGGATGTCGGCCTGTTTGTGCTAGGACTGCTGCTGCTGGCGCTGGAGCTGTTCGTGCCGAGCTTCGGTCTGCTCGGCCTATTGGGCACCGCAGGGCTGATCGGAGCGGTCGTATTCGCTTCACCCGATCCCGGATCGGCCTTTTTCGAGCTCGTCATTGCCTTGGCGGCCGCATTTGTGATCGTGCTCCTGACGGCGCGCAAGTTTAAGGACCGGGGAATCTGGAACCGGTTCATTTTGCGCGAGAGCTTAAGTATGGACAAAGGAACCGTTCCGGCCGCTTCCAAGGAAAAGCTGCTCGGAGCCGCCGGTACGGCGCTCACGCCGCTGCGGCCGGCCGGAATCGTCGAAATCGGCGGCGAGCGAATCGACGTTGTGACGGAGGGGGAATTTATCGCCGCTTCCAAAGCCGTTAAAGTGATCAAGGTGGAAGGAACCCGGATCATCGTCAAGGAACTGGACGAATCCTAG